In the genome of Bremerella sp. JC817, the window GTTACGTGGGAAAGACATAGGAACTTTCGTGATTCGTTCAGGGATGGAAAGAAAGGAATCAACAAAACAGGACGACAATCGAGGTCCAGCAGATCAATGCCAATACCGCCGCTGCAGTGGCTGGCACAATCTGCGTGGTGACATGGTCCATCAAGTCGGCGCCGGTCGTCATCGCACTCAGCACGGTCGTATCGGAAATCGGTGAGCACTGGTCGCCAAACACACTGCCATTGAGCACGCAGGCAAAGCAGACTGATAAATAAAGCACTTCATTCTGCAAGCCTTGATTCGCCGCCAAGGCCAACGCCAGCGGCATCGCCAATGGAAACGCGACGGCGAACGTTCCCCAACTGGTTCCGGTCGAGAAGGCAATTCCAATTGAGATCGCAAACAGCACGCCTGGTAAAATCCAGTAAGGGATCGAATCCCCCAGGAAGTCAACCAAATAGGCACCACCACCAATCTTTTGCGTTAGATCACCCAGCGTGACAGCCAGCATCAAAATGACGGAAGCAAAAACAACACTCTGCAAACCACTCCCGATGCCCGCGACCAGATCGTGGAGCGAAAGCCCTCGAAGCAGCGCAATTAACGCCGCGACGACTAATGCGGCAGCGAATCCCCAGCGCACTTGGGGAACCGAGGTCAGGAAATAGCTTCCTACGGCGATACCGGTCAGCAACACGATCGGAATGCAAAAGTCGATCGGATGCGGAACATAGTGCGGAGCCTTTTGATGGGCGGCCGGGCTCGAGAACGAAAGGGGTTGGCTATCGTGTCGATCTAAAGCACCGGTGGCTCGGGCACGCCGGATTGCTTCCCGGAATCGCTTCCCCAACAACGGCGCCACATCGAGCGATAATAGAAACGTCCCCAAGACAGCAAAGATCGCGTAGAAGCTCAACGGCAACGCCGAGAAGAAGAATCGCAGCCGATCCTGTTCACTCGCCAGATAGGCAATGCCCGGGACAAAAATTAACGTCTGGATGTAGCCCGGCCAGGCGTTGAATGCCACGAGGACCGCAATCGGCGACGCAGTCGAATCGACGATATATGAGAGCTCCTCGTGACTGACTCGCTTCTGATCGGCAATCGGTCGCACGGCCGTCCCGACCAGCACCGTACTGATCGTCCCGCCTTGAAAGAATAGAATTCCCAGACACCAGGCCACCAGTTTCGCGCTCTTGGGGCCACGGACGAACGTCTTCGATATCCATTCGGCGAACGCCAGTGCCGTTCCGGTTCGAGCCCAGATACCGAGCAGTCCGCCCAGCATCCACAGGTAAAGCACTAAAATGCCGGCCGCCTTGGTCGTCGCCATCGAAGGCAAAAGAACCTGGTCGGTGAAGTCGAACTGCCCCAGGATGAAGGCCCCGCTGATCGCTCCCAACAAAAGCGCCGTTAAAGGTTCGCGAAAGATCCAGCACGCCGAGATTGCTACGAACGCAGGAAACAACGACCACATTCCATAATGAGCCGTTGCGGTTCGCTGCCAAAACCGGGTACTGCCGGAATCGCTTGTCTCGGCAATCAGTACGCTCGTTTGAATAGGCGCGGTACCGTCCGCTTCGTGCTGCTGCAGATCGGCTTCGGTCAGGCCCGACGTATCTAATGACTTCGCCACCGACGGATCGTTAACCGCAGCCGGGTCGAGCACGACCTCTTGAATGGTCCACTGCGGAGAGACGCTCAAACCGACAATTGCGGAAACGAGCAAGACTCCCAATACCATCGCGACCAGCAGCATCCGCGAAGGGAGACTCGTTGGTCCGGTTCCGCCCGGCGACATCACGTCGGCAAGCTGCTGGTCGTTGGGCCGGGTTGTGGTTTCCACAGGCGAATGCAAAACGATAGCTTCTCAGTAAAGGAAGGGTTCGTGAGTCCAACCGGTGCCGCCTCGCACTGCTGGACTCGAAGGATTTCAATTTCCTTTCCTTGAAAGCAACCTCGATGCCGAACACCGCTGGCTGATAGGAAATTTCGGCGTCGGAATCACGATAAAACCAACGGACCAGCAGTTTGCGGGGGAATTCATTTTGGGAAATGTTCAATGCGCGTATGCCACCGCAAAATACGCATATCGTCCGAGCTTCCTGCCTGATGACGAATCGTCAACGTGATGACCTCCGTTGTTGTTTTTTGGTCAACAGCTGCTTTCGAATTGGGCATCAGGCGACAACGCGGAAGAAAGTTTCCGCAGATTTTCGACGCCGATTTAGAGATCGGAATTCGTCGTCAGACCATGCCGTTTGGCCAGGCGATAGAACTGCCCCCGGTCCATATCTGCCAGCCGGGCACCTTCGGCCAGATTGCCATTGGCGTCTTGAATGACCTTCAACAGGTACTCCTTTTCGAACTGATCTTTCGCCTTACGAAACGGAATCCGTTCCGCCGATTCGGTAGGCGAAGCATGAGGAACACCCAGCGCATGTTGCACAATGCGTGAAGGCAAATCAGTGACTTCGATCCGCGGCCCCTGGTGCAGCACGGCCAGTTGTTCCGCGAAGTTCTGCAGTTCACGGACGTTCCCAGGCCACGGATAGACCTTCATCATGTCGACGGCCGACGCCGTAAACGTCGGTGGCTGACGACCGTCCGTCACAAATTGATTCATGAAGTGCTGGGCAAGGATCCCGATGTCGCCCGGGCGTTCCCGCAGCGGAGGAAGCTCGATCGAAATCACGTTCAACCGATAGTATAAGTCTGCTCGAAAACGTCCCTGGGCGACTTCTTTCGAGAGGTCACGATTGGTCGCCGATACAAGCCGCGCGTGACTTTTCAGGTCGTTGCTTCCTCCAACCCGCGTGAACTTGCCGCTGTCAAGAACGTGCAACAGCTTCGACTGCAAATCGAAGCTCAGTTCGCCGATTTCGTCGAGAAATATCGTCCCATTGCCAGCCGTTTCAAATCGACCGACACGCCGTTTTGAGGCCCCGGTGAATGCGCCTTCCTCGTGGCCAAACAGTTCGCTTTCCAGC includes:
- a CDS encoding Na+/H+ antiporter NhaC family protein; translated protein: METTTRPNDQQLADVMSPGGTGPTSLPSRMLLVAMVLGVLLVSAIVGLSVSPQWTIQEVVLDPAAVNDPSVAKSLDTSGLTEADLQQHEADGTAPIQTSVLIAETSDSGSTRFWQRTATAHYGMWSLFPAFVAISACWIFREPLTALLLGAISGAFILGQFDFTDQVLLPSMATTKAAGILVLYLWMLGGLLGIWARTGTALAFAEWISKTFVRGPKSAKLVAWCLGILFFQGGTISTVLVGTAVRPIADQKRVSHEELSYIVDSTASPIAVLVAFNAWPGYIQTLIFVPGIAYLASEQDRLRFFFSALPLSFYAIFAVLGTFLLSLDVAPLLGKRFREAIRRARATGALDRHDSQPLSFSSPAAHQKAPHYVPHPIDFCIPIVLLTGIAVGSYFLTSVPQVRWGFAAALVVAALIALLRGLSLHDLVAGIGSGLQSVVFASVILMLAVTLGDLTQKIGGGAYLVDFLGDSIPYWILPGVLFAISIGIAFSTGTSWGTFAVAFPLAMPLALALAANQGLQNEVLYLSVCFACVLNGSVFGDQCSPISDTTVLSAMTTGADLMDHVTTQIVPATAAAVLALICWTSIVVLFC
- a CDS encoding sigma-54 dependent transcriptional regulator, giving the protein MAKTSRQKILFIDDIPALCEEMVDTLRGEHLDAESNLSPLDAIPKVVQGDYDLVITGLVIAELGGFDIIRRIRGAGCRVPIIMVTGFGTEQSAIEAARLGVADYLTKPIERKELVARVRRVLIEHAPAVPERPKSLARMISGDAKMNAIFEKVKTIAPTESRVLILGETGCGKQLLAHAIHQQSKRSKEPYVEVNCAAIPANLLESELFGHEEGAFTGASKRRVGRFETAGNGTIFLDEIGELSFDLQSKLLHVLDSGKFTRVGGSNDLKSHARLVSATNRDLSKEVAQGRFRADLYYRLNVISIELPPLRERPGDIGILAQHFMNQFVTDGRQPPTFTASAVDMMKVYPWPGNVRELQNFAEQLAVLHQGPRIEVTDLPSRIVQHALGVPHASPTESAERIPFRKAKDQFEKEYLLKVIQDANGNLAEGARLADMDRGQFYRLAKRHGLTTNSDL